The Amycolatopsis umgeniensis DNA segment GGCGGCCAACGGCGACCGGTCGAACAGCCCGGACGCGGCGGTTTCGCTGAAGGTGTGGAGCAGGGTGAGCCACTGGTCCATACCCGACGTCGCGACGATCGCCGGGTCGAAGCGCAAGGTCGATGTCGGCGCCTCGCCGAGCCGTTCGCGCATCGTGTCCGCCACCAGTTGGCTGCCCATGCGGAGCAGCAGGATGTCGGGATGGTCGTACCTGCTCTGGAACCGTGTCTCCGGGCCGGTGACGACGTAGCGCGCCGGTACGACCTCGTCGTCGATCGTGATCTGGCTCCGGCCGCTGAGCGTGACGACCACGGTGTACGCGTCCGGGGTCTCTTCACCCTGAAGGACGACATCGGAGTCCAGCGTCAGCTCGTAGACCGAGAGACCACCGGGGTCGATCCCGGGGATGCGGAGCCCGCTGAGCTGGGAAATGTCGAAGGATCCGGTGGGCGCGGGGGTGTGCAGCTTGACCGTGTCCGGCGCGAGAAACGCCTGGAAGGTGTGCTCGAGCTCGCCGAAGTCGTCGCCGGTGACCACCGTCGACGCGATCGGGGACCCTTCCGAGAACCTCTTGCGCACCTGTCGATCCTGCCAGGCTGCGCGAAGCCATGGGGTGCCCATACCGTGGGAGTCATGGCGACCGACAAGCTGCGCGCGTGGTGGGCACATCGGCAAGGTCTCGACGGATCGCTGCACGGGAGGGCGGCGGCCGACGTACTGGAGCGGACCGGCTGGATGCGCTCTGTCGGCGGTTCGGCGCCCTATCTCGGGCTGTTCGCGCGAGCCCGCCTCGATCGCGAGACGGTCGACGCCGACGTCGCCCGGCTCGCCATCCACGAACTGCCCTCGGCCCGCGGCTGCACCTACGTCCTGCCTTCGGCGGATTTCGAACTCGGCCTGACCGTCGGCGCAGGGGCTCCGGCGGGTGAACTCGCGGCCGCCGAGAAGTACCTCGGCGTCACACAGGCCGAGATCGAGCAGCTGTGCGTCGCCGTCGCAGATCTGCTCGAAGCGTCGGCCGAACCGCTCGACCCGGCCGCGATCAAGGACGCCGCCGGGGCCGCGGTGCGCAACCTCGGGGAAGCGGGCCGCAAACGCGGCACCACCACGACGTTGCCGCTCGCGCTCGGCCTGCTCCAGGTGCGCGGCGACATCCGCCGGGTCCCGGTCAACGGGCGGCTGGACCAGCAGCGCTACGGCTACGTCCGCTGGACGCCGTCCCCGCGTGGCGGACTGTCCGATATGGACACCGCGCAGACCGAGCTGGCCAGGCGGTATTTCTCGTGGGCGGCCCCGGCGTCGCTCAAGCATTTCCGCTGGTTCTCCGGCTTCACCGCGGCGAACGCCAAGAAGGCCGTGGCACCGCTCGAGCTCGTACCGCTCGACGGCACCGATCTGCTGATGCCCAAGGAACTCGCGGACGAGTTCGGCGGATTCACCGTGCCGTCGGAACCGTCGTACGCGCTGCTCGCCGGGATCGACGGCATCCACCTCTTGCACCGCGAGCTGCTCCGGCTGCTCGACGACGCCGACGTCGAACGGCCGGTACCCGGTGGCCGCGCGGGGGAGACGCTGGGCGGACAGGCGGATCCGCCGAGTCACCTGATCGTCGACCGCGGCCGTTTCGCCGGCTTGTGGGAATTCGACACCGAGTCGAACAAGATCGTCTACAAGGTGTTCGGAGACGAGGACGCCGCGCTGCGCGAGACTGTCGCGGAGACCCAGGAATTCGTCCGTGACCGGCTGGGCGACGCCCGGAGCTTCAGCTTGGATTCGCCGAAGAGCCGGGCGTCGCGCGTGGCCGATCTCAGAAACTGATCAGGCTTTCGCCTCGTTGATCAGGATGTCGACGGCCTTGTCGTTGCGAGCCGTCTGCTCCGGGATCACCGAAGCGGGCGGGTAGAAGCCGTCGATCCCGCCGTCCTTCGGGTACATCTCGAAGGTGTAGCTGAGGATCTTGTGCTTGCCCCATGCCCAGTCGTTGATGTCGCCGTCGGTGACGTACAGATCGCTGGACTGCTCCGGCGTGTAACCGTTGGTGGCGGCCATCGCTTTGCCGACGTCGGCGAAGCGCTTCGCTTCCTCTTCGTTGAGGCCGGTGTCGGTCTCGTCCTTCGTGTAGCCGTACGGCCAGAGCACC contains these protein-coding regions:
- a CDS encoding helix-turn-helix domain-containing protein — translated: MRKRFSEGSPIASTVVTGDDFGELEHTFQAFLAPDTVKLHTPAPTGSFDISQLSGLRIPGIDPGGLSVYELTLDSDVVLQGEETPDAYTVVVTLSGRSQITIDDEVVPARYVVTGPETRFQSRYDHPDILLLRMGSQLVADTMRERLGEAPTSTLRFDPAIVATSGMDQWLTLLHTFSETAASGLFDRSPLAASHFEKLLLHGLLDTQPHSLSGELAEERPRPKSTAVRRAMTYCEEHAAEPVSIGELAMAARISVRALQLAFRTELGLTPLEYLRRIRLDHVHQDLLAIAQGRAEGTVTDVALRWGFTHLGRFSGLYRDTYGKLPSETARLTA
- a CDS encoding DNA glycosylase AlkZ-like family protein; translation: MATDKLRAWWAHRQGLDGSLHGRAAADVLERTGWMRSVGGSAPYLGLFARARLDRETVDADVARLAIHELPSARGCTYVLPSADFELGLTVGAGAPAGELAAAEKYLGVTQAEIEQLCVAVADLLEASAEPLDPAAIKDAAGAAVRNLGEAGRKRGTTTTLPLALGLLQVRGDIRRVPVNGRLDQQRYGYVRWTPSPRGGLSDMDTAQTELARRYFSWAAPASLKHFRWFSGFTAANAKKAVAPLELVPLDGTDLLMPKELADEFGGFTVPSEPSYALLAGIDGIHLLHRELLRLLDDADVERPVPGGRAGETLGGQADPPSHLIVDRGRFAGLWEFDTESNKIVYKVFGDEDAALRETVAETQEFVRDRLGDARSFSLDSPKSRASRVADLRN